A window of Etheostoma cragini isolate CJK2018 unplaced genomic scaffold, CSU_Ecrag_1.0 ScbMSFa_268, whole genome shotgun sequence genomic DNA:
ACGCCGGGAGCATCATGGTGCTGCTGGAGCGCGTGGCGGGCCTCATGGACAGCGTCCAGACCACGCAGCAGCGCATGGAGGAGCGCCAGCTGGAGCTGGAGACCACGGTGAAGACCATCCAGACCGACGTCATCAAGCTGACCAGCGCCCACGCCAACACCTCCTCCACCGTAGACCGGCTGCTGGAGAAGACCCGCAAGGTCAGCCGCCACGTCAAGGACGTCCGGGTGCGCGTGGAGAACCAGAACGTCCGGGTGAAGAAGGTGGAGGCCACGCAGGGGGACCTGCTCGCCAAGAACAAGTTCAGGGTGGTCATCTATCAGGTAGGAGTCCCTGGTGCTTCATGGGTACTTCACGAGCAATGacctgtagatagatagatagaaagatagatagatagatagatggttagatagatagatggttagatagatagatagatagatagatagatagatagatagNNNNNNNNNNNNNNNNNNNNNNNNNNNNNNNNNNNNNNNNNNNNNNNNNNNNNNNNNNNNNNNNNNNNNNNNNNNNNNNNNNNNNNNNNNNNNNNNNNNNNNNNNNNNNNNNNNNNNNNNNNNNNNNNNNNNNNNNNNNNNNNNNNNNNNNNNNNNNNNNNNNNNNNNNNNNNNNNNNNNNNNNNNNNNNNNNNNNNNNNNNNNNNNNNNNNNNNNNNNNNNNNNNNNNNNNNNNNNNNNNNNNNNNNNNNNNNNNNNNNatagatagatagatagatagatagatagatagatagatagatagatagatagatagatggttagatagatagatagatagataattgTTGATCCCactaaaatgataaattatAGTGTTCCAGctgcaaaatcagtcacacagcacaaaatatatatataatgaaatATTAGGAAACAATAGacgtacatacagtatgaaaagaaaagttcaaGTTCAAAGGCTTGTGGTTAGTGTGATGATCCCATTGATTTTCATCCATTGGGCTTAGCTGCTAACCCTTATAGTGGAAGGGTTAGCTGCTAACCCTTATAGTGGAAGGGTTAGCTGCTAACCCTTATAGTGGAAGGGTTAGCTGCTAACCCTTCCACTATAAGGGTTAGCAGCTAAGGGTTAGCAGCTAACCCTTAGTTGTTATCTACTAAGATAACTGCTGCTCACTTCTGTGATCAACAGTGAGCAGTGGTCCTGTTGTGTACTTAGATTTTTGTATTAAATACACCAGGTACTCGGGACGGGGTATTCTTCATCCTGATGTGTTAGCAACAAAATGAAGATGGAAGAGCAACGtgtccagatgtgtgtgtgtctgtgttggttcTCTTTGAGTTGTCCTGGGGTCAGTTGTGAGTCACTTTCTTATTGGATAATTCTTTTGACCACGTTGGAGATCGTCCCCTGTCTTTGCCTACCCGTCCTACCCGTCCTCCCCCCTAtgtggtgcgttcaggtgcattctgggcgtgctaatcagttcactactttcattgaatgtgggtgttttttgta
This region includes:
- the LOC117940524 gene encoding caveolae-associated protein 4a-like — its product is MTDKPGMPTGGGDDAGSIMVLLERVAGLMDSVQTTQQRMEERQLELETTVKTIQTDVIKLTSAHANTSSTVDRLLEKTRKVSRHVKDVRVRVENQNVRVKKVEATQGDLLAKNKFRVVIYQVGVPGASWVLHEQ